One genomic region from Tigriopus californicus strain San Diego chromosome 4, Tcal_SD_v2.1, whole genome shotgun sequence encodes:
- the LOC131879639 gene encoding uncharacterized protein LOC131879639 isoform X2 has product MVSTIFSVKMQALTSPTTCLVLALLSMCQLCQCQFYSSSTPSTQNLGDLEDEPYILDNGTPYRDMLTIGASKAVAKFAGRFQPQERNRIQQNRARPNQRQSPQFYSSTLSQPIGSRSSDSLDFVASRRIRIPADLERDRRLADRDEAIMVAEGNSKNEPERPRSSQFNRPRGFGGSTRFDFGRSQGRRPLSGAFGQSRPYSSGLSQDRPYAAALTASAPSSDNYQSFQSQGASYSTNVGYPSYSAGAPSPTAVSSLVGFDFSGQAYAPAHGQARAPAAYNPSRLSHPFSSPPSLPPIPTSTSIPVSPRLPTLGTPTVNYGGVVAHGTGGSYSYSSLG; this is encoded by the exons ATGGTTTCAACAA TATTCTCCGTCAAAATGCAAGCGTTAACATCTCCCACCACGTGTTTAGTCTTGGCTCTATTGTCCATGTGCCAATTGTGCCAATGTCAATTCTACTCATCTTCTACGCCTTCCACCCAAAATCTGGGGGACTTGGAGGACGAGCCTTACATCTTGGATAATGGCACGCCCTACAGAGATATGCTCACTATCGGAGCGTCAAAGGCCGTGGCCAAATTCGCCGGCCGATTCCAGCCTCAGGAACGAAATCGG ATCCAACAAAACCGAGCCAGACCAAACCAGCGCCAGTCTCCCCAATTCTACTCATCCACACTGAGCCAACCAATTGGATCGAGAAGTAGCGATTCTTTGGATTTCGTGGCTAGCCGACGGATCCGGATTCCAGCTGATTTGGAGCGGGATCGTCGACTGGCTGATCGAGATGAGGCCATCATGGTGGCCGAGGGAAACTCCAAAAACGAGCCGGAGCGGCCCAGATCTAGTCAGTTCAACCGCCCCAGAGGCTTTGGTGGCTCAACCCGCTTTGATTTCGGCCGCAGCCAGGGACGACGACCTCTTTCGGGTGCTTTCGGTCAAAGTCGACCCTATTCAAGTGGTTTGAGTCAAGATCGGCCTTATGCGGCTGCCCTGACGGCCTCGGCCCCTTCGTCTGACAATTATCAAAGCTTCCAGTCCCAAGGGGCGTCGTACTCGACCAATGTTGGGTATCCGTCGTATTCCGCTGGTGCGCCGTCGCCCACGGCTGTGTCATCCCTGGTTGGATTTGACTTCTCGGGCCAGGCCTATGCCCCGGCCCATGGGCAGGCCCGCGCGCCGGCTGCGTATAACCCATCAAGGTTGTCCCATCCATTTTCGTCGCCCCCTTCATTGCCACCAATCCCAACCTCCACGAGCATACCCGTGTCTCCTCGACTGCCCACTCTGGGCACGCCCACTGTCAACTACGGTGGCGTGGTAGCTCACGGCACGGGTGGCTCGTACAGCTACTCGTCCTTGGGTTGA
- the LOC131879639 gene encoding uncharacterized protein LOC131879639 isoform X1, translating into MRLFEHVLFSVKMQALTSPTTCLVLALLSMCQLCQCQFYSSSTPSTQNLGDLEDEPYILDNGTPYRDMLTIGASKAVAKFAGRFQPQERNRIQQNRARPNQRQSPQFYSSTLSQPIGSRSSDSLDFVASRRIRIPADLERDRRLADRDEAIMVAEGNSKNEPERPRSSQFNRPRGFGGSTRFDFGRSQGRRPLSGAFGQSRPYSSGLSQDRPYAAALTASAPSSDNYQSFQSQGASYSTNVGYPSYSAGAPSPTAVSSLVGFDFSGQAYAPAHGQARAPAAYNPSRLSHPFSSPPSLPPIPTSTSIPVSPRLPTLGTPTVNYGGVVAHGTGGSYSYSSLG; encoded by the exons ATGCGCTTGTTTGAGCACGTGC TATTCTCCGTCAAAATGCAAGCGTTAACATCTCCCACCACGTGTTTAGTCTTGGCTCTATTGTCCATGTGCCAATTGTGCCAATGTCAATTCTACTCATCTTCTACGCCTTCCACCCAAAATCTGGGGGACTTGGAGGACGAGCCTTACATCTTGGATAATGGCACGCCCTACAGAGATATGCTCACTATCGGAGCGTCAAAGGCCGTGGCCAAATTCGCCGGCCGATTCCAGCCTCAGGAACGAAATCGG ATCCAACAAAACCGAGCCAGACCAAACCAGCGCCAGTCTCCCCAATTCTACTCATCCACACTGAGCCAACCAATTGGATCGAGAAGTAGCGATTCTTTGGATTTCGTGGCTAGCCGACGGATCCGGATTCCAGCTGATTTGGAGCGGGATCGTCGACTGGCTGATCGAGATGAGGCCATCATGGTGGCCGAGGGAAACTCCAAAAACGAGCCGGAGCGGCCCAGATCTAGTCAGTTCAACCGCCCCAGAGGCTTTGGTGGCTCAACCCGCTTTGATTTCGGCCGCAGCCAGGGACGACGACCTCTTTCGGGTGCTTTCGGTCAAAGTCGACCCTATTCAAGTGGTTTGAGTCAAGATCGGCCTTATGCGGCTGCCCTGACGGCCTCGGCCCCTTCGTCTGACAATTATCAAAGCTTCCAGTCCCAAGGGGCGTCGTACTCGACCAATGTTGGGTATCCGTCGTATTCCGCTGGTGCGCCGTCGCCCACGGCTGTGTCATCCCTGGTTGGATTTGACTTCTCGGGCCAGGCCTATGCCCCGGCCCATGGGCAGGCCCGCGCGCCGGCTGCGTATAACCCATCAAGGTTGTCCCATCCATTTTCGTCGCCCCCTTCATTGCCACCAATCCCAACCTCCACGAGCATACCCGTGTCTCCTCGACTGCCCACTCTGGGCACGCCCACTGTCAACTACGGTGGCGTGGTAGCTCACGGCACGGGTGGCTCGTACAGCTACTCGTCCTTGGGTTGA
- the LOC131879332 gene encoding uncharacterized protein LOC131879332 gives MEGRRQSVSDIKDPKDSPVAGAMSLKHVKPTFSMKQLRPVKSNPNMSSNIEKKKLVKTSLINIPSQIATNPSPSDTRNASFASSNFSSSRGTEGFNRTSIESVILNGNESSNASHRQFSPTPEEAQSMRHSSPSAAEDENEEEGGHDTITSLAGAKMLQKYRRAISSGSRPSSSHSASQNRLEALFREDLEDIQESDDEENTALVGGPDLDEPTTDVFVPPDGGYGWFVALGAFISLFWCAGMVKSYGVIFKAILTTFPDSSVSLASWIPAGMTSVALVMAPVTSAFCQKYNCRYVTIAGSIICTLGISLSSLAPNMETLFLTLGILTGMGVGLSTTPGIILTARYFDKNRAKANAFCLSGTAAGSFVLPFFIEFCLGIYGFRGTVLILGGCMLHLCISASLYRPLAVHVLIMRNLSKKPEKVLISKKETQCNHLPTTCSHDASKNASRNSSVKSLNSSHHIPANIADSCSGPHHPHHLHSLHAHQHHLMTGPGHAPDPQAMALSLNQKLHDLERRNQGFNPNSDNLSLGSSASSVSIEGSKHTRGGSMRHSFISIPCSLPPHLEHQFSVHGSSNASLANSMDHVGIESSPPHTLSPLRELKYHYSDDPENGASDPHLRHGLDVPQVAKAKSLSLRELYMHQLGSRFNIYKSHLLGSGSGSGINKSQETIKSRRSGKSAQTSADDLTNRAHKPARKRPPHARPSIRRKFNSRTTLMFSIEDLSTDSTSILKESRHPSVSENLHDGHFRKVIPLDRSISCATPRSSVKIRPRKRTISEGQPQHDDDLPHSRFKLQSPATLGKDQPQPQTKEMLLKSKSGKTKDDDENLSPPKVPFIQRAMRPITAYLEIGIVTEPLFIMLATSVMCMSFGVPHLLFFLPAYADPLGIEASSLLALTSVFDLLGRLISGFILDMKFVPVHLFYSGVIFMTGFSVILLSFTTNYAGLMVAVAMYGVGAGTWFLMVPLLLSEYLGVQRIASSYGMVRFFQSFANLFGPIIGGYLWEYFGSLTPTFIYMGGVMCLGSFIVLLEPLAVKKSNERKKLQQRSPEKLASP, from the coding sequence ATGGAAGGTCGACGACAGAGTGTCTCTGATATAAAGGACCCTAAAGACAGTCCCGTTGCAGGCGCCATGTCCTTGAAGCATGTGAAACCAACGTTCTCAATGAAGCAACTAAGACCGGTGAAAAGTAATCCTAATATGTCTTCCAATATCGAAAAGAAAAAGCTAGTCAAGACGTCACTCATCAATATTCCTTCCCAGATAGCGACTAATCCGTCGCCGTCTGACACCAGAAACGCGAGCTTTGCTTCGTCAAATTTCTCATCCTCACGTGGGACAGAGGGATTTAATCGAACCTCCATTGAAAGTGTCATCttaaatggaaatgaatcatCCAATGCCTCACACCGGCAATTCAGCCCAACTCCAGAGGAGGCCCAATCCATGCGACACTCAAGTCCCAGTGCAGCCgaggatgaaaatgaagaggaaggGGGTCATGATACCATTACCAGTTTGGCAGGAGCCAAGATGCTCCAAAAGTATCGCAGAGCCATATCCTCCGGCTCACGTCCAAGCTCTTCTCACTCGGCCAGTCAAAATAGGTTGGAAGCTCTCTTTCGAGAAGACTTGGAGGATATCCAGGAGAGTGATGATGAGGAGAACACAGCATTGGTGGGAGGACCTGATCTTGATGAGCCAACCACGGATGTGTTCGTTCCTCCTGATGGAGGTTATGGCTGGTTTGTTGCGCTAGGTGCCTTCATATCCTTGTTTTGGTGCGCTGGGATGGTCAAATCGTACGGTGTCATATTCAAAGCAATCCTTACGACATTCCCAGATTCAAGTGTTAGTTTAGCCTCGTGGATTCCGGCTGGTATGACCTCTGTGGCTTTGGTCATGGCTCCAGTGACTAGTGCCTTTTGTCAAAAGTATAATTGCCGTTACGTAACCATTGCCGGGTCAATCATTTGCACCTTGGGAATATCATTGAGCAGCCTGGCTCCCAACATGGAAACCTTATTCCTGACATTGGGAATTCTCACTGGAATGGGCGTTGGTTTATCCACCACTCCTGGAATCATCTTGACGGCTCgttattttgataaaaatcGAGCCAAGGCCAATGCCTTTTGTCTCTCTGGAACTGCAGCAGGAAGCTTTGTTCTGCCCTTCTTCATTGAGTTCTGCTTGGGGATTTACGGATTTAGAGGGACAGTCTTGATCCTTGGTGGATGCATGCTACACTTATGCATTAGTGCCTCCCTTTATCGACCCCTGGCTGTCCACGTCTTGATCATGAGAAATCTGTCCAAGAAACCAGAAAAGGTGCTCATTTCCAAGAAGGAGACCCAATGCAACCATCTTCCAACAACTTGCTCTCATGACGCGTCAAAGAATGCATCCAGGAATTCGTCAGTCAAATCGTTGAACTCTTCCCATCACATTCCAGCCAACATTGCGGACTCCTGCTCTGGACCTCACCATCCCCACCACCTTCACTCTCTTCATGCTCACCAACATCATTTGATGACGGGGCCAGGTCATGCCCCTGATCCCCAAGCAATGGCCCTGTCTCTCAATCAGAAACTGCACGACCTGGAGCGTAGGAATCAAGGATTTAATCCGAATTCGGATAATCTCTCTTTGGGAAGCTCAGCCTCATCCGTTAGCATTGAAGGCTCCAAACATACCCGCGGAGGATCAATGCGCCACAGCTTCATCAGCATTCCGTGCTCTCTTCCACCTCACTTGGAACACCAATTTTCGGTTCATGGGAGCAGCAATGCATCCTTAGCCAATAGCATGGACCATGTGGGAATTGAAAGCAGTCCTCCACACACGCTATCACCTCTTCGGGAGCTGAAATATCATTATTCTGACGATCCCGAAAACGGAGCGTCCGATCCTCATCTCCGGCATGGCCTTGATGTGCCCCAAGTGGCCAAAGCCAAGTCATTAAGTCTTCGAGAGCTCTACATGCACCAACTTGGAAGCCGGTTCAACATTTACAAGTCTCATCTCTTGGGTTCGGGTTCGGGATCAGGGATCAACAAGAGCCAAGAGACGATAAAATCCCGCCGGTCGGGGAAAAGTGCACAGACGTCAGCGGATGATCTGACAAATCGAGCCCACAAACCCGCCCGAAAGCGACCACCCCATGCAAGGCCTTCCATTAGAAGGAAGTTCAATTCCAGAACCACTCTTATGTTCAGTATTGAGGACCTTTCAACCGACTCCACGAGCATCCTGAAAGAAAGCCGCCATCCAAGTGTCAGCGAAAATCTTCATGACGGCCACTTTCGAAAGGTTATCCCTCTGGATAGAAGCATTAGTTGTGCCACGCCCAGAAGTTCAGTCAAAATCCGTCCCCGAAAGAGAACGATATCCGAAGGCCAACCTCAACATGATGACGACCTTCCTCATTCTCGGTTTAAGTTACAAAGTCCGGCTACACTAGGAAAAGACCAACCGCAACCACAAACCAaagaaatgcttttgaaatctAAAAGTGGGAAGACTAAGGATGACGATGAGAATCTCTCGCCGCCCAAAGtgccattcattcaaaggGCCATGCGACCCATCACGGCCTACTTGGAAATCGGCATTGTCACGGAGCCCTTGTTCATCATGTTGGCCACATCAGTGATGTGCATGTCTTTCGGTGTCCCCCAtttgctcttctttctccctgCCTATGCCGATCCACTTGGCATAGAAGCCTCGAGTCTTCTTGCATTGACCTCGGTTTTTGACCTTTTGGGCAGATTGATCTCAGGATTCATCCTGGACATGAAATTTGTCCCCGTCCATCTCTTCTACTCTGGAGTAATCTTTATGACTGGCTTCTCCGTGATCCTTTTATCTTTCACCACTAATTACGCCGGTTTGATGGTGGCAGTCGCCATGTATGGCGTGGGAGCTGGCACTTGGTTCTTGATGGTGCCACTTTTGTTGTCAGAGTACCTGGGTGTACAACGCATTGCTTCTTCATATGGAATGGTCCGGTTCTTTCAGTCTTTCGCCAATCTTTTTGGACCCATCATCGGTGGGTACCTTTGGGAGTACTTTGGGTCTCTCACTCCGACGTTTATTTATATGGGTGGCGTCATGTGCCTTGGCTCGTTCATTGTTCTGCTGGAACCTCTTGCAGTAAAGAAAAGCAACGAACGAAAAAAACTTCAACAACGAAGCCCTGAGAAATTGGCTTCACCTTGA